The Oncorhynchus keta strain PuntledgeMale-10-30-2019 chromosome 28, Oket_V2, whole genome shotgun sequence DNA segment cccattttgcataccccaccctACCATAAAGCATCCATGTCTTCATTACTGGAAAATATAAAAGGTTGAGTTTCATATAATTTACAAGCTTCCAAAACAGGGTTGCCAAAGTATTTGATAATTTCTTGGAAAAAAAGTTAAATAATAATAAGTTTAAATAACATTAACGTAAATGATCTAAAAacacttttttaaatgtacactgtcattcaaaagtttggggtcactttgaaatggccttgtttttttgtccattaaaattacatcaaattgatcagaaatacagtttaacaggtagcctagtggttagagcgttgggccagtaaccgaaaggttgctggatcgaatccccgagctgtcaaggtaaaaatctgtcgttctgcccttgaacaaggcaacTGTTCCCCGgtaagccatcattgtaaataaggatttgttatTAACtaacctgcctagttaaataggttaaataaataaaaatgttgtaaatcactattgtagctggaaacggcagatttttaaatgaaatataggcgtacagaggcccattatcagcaaccatcactcctgtgttccaatggcacgttgtgctaGCTAAATcgaagttgatcattttaaaaggctaattgagcaTTAGAAAAcccagctgaaaactgttgtcctgattaaagaagcaataaaactggcattttttagactagttgagtatctggagcatcagcatttgtgggtttgattgattacaggctcaaaatggccagaaacaaataactttttttctgaaattcgtcagtctattcttgttctgagaaatgaaggctattccatgtgagaaattgccaagaaactgaagatctcgtacaacgctatgtactactcccttcacagaacaacgcaaactggctttaaccagaaaaagtgggaggccccagtgcacaactgagcaagaggacaagtacattagattgtcaagtttgagaaacagacacctcacaagtcttcaactggctGCTTAAATAGTACTTgcaaaacaccagtttcaacgtcaacagtgaagaggtaactccgggatgctggaaATTTACCAGAaagtttcagaccctttgcaatccTAGTTTGAACTATACAAGCGATACTCGCTTAGCCACGTTAGCTTCACCCTCATGTGGGTGCTAGCAAACAAGCTTGGTAGTACTAGGTATCAACAGCCATTGTCAGCCAATCCAGTAGGGTCTGGAAGCCATGGTGAGCTTCGACTGGTCACTTGCGCCACAATATCGTGGAGAATTTGCATAAAGTTTGTCTATTGCCAACTTTAGTCTCGCCCATGCTCACATTGCTCAACGGTTCCCCCCGCCCAGTCCGCTTCTCTCGCTTTCCTTCCAATGAAAGTGAATGGCTTCTGATATTTCACTGTACGATGCTGCTGTATATTACGAGACGCAGCCGGGTAAGCTTAGTCTCAACCGATGGTGGGCACAACACAAACACCTTAGATGATGTAAATAGGGTCTACAAAACAACATACTTGAAAATTACGTTATAGGGTCTACAAAACAACATACTTGAAAATGACGTTAACGCATTTTTTGATAGACGTTAAATAATTAAAAAGTAAATTTTTATATAAAAGCCCGCTTAACAAAATGTGTATTCAAATCAAAAGGTGTGcagtcaaaaagtgattgaaatcaAAAGGTACTACCCATCCATTAATTGTTTTGTCCTGTACAGTCTACGAGAAAACCCACATACTAAATACCACAGTATTTGCACTGTAAAGAGAAAAGACATGGCATCTCAGCATTGACTTTTACTTACCAGAGATGAAGAGGTCCATCCAGGCCTGTTGGTGGTCCTGGACCAGATCTTCTATGTTAGCCCTCAGCAGCTCGCCCAGCTCTTTCTTGGCCCCCTCTCTAAGCCTAGTGAAGGTCTCCTGCAACTTGGTCGACTCAATGGGCTCCGATGTCCACACCACCGACAGCACACTTTCTGCGTACTCCGACTTGGCCGCCACCTGGATGCGGCTGCCCAGCTTCTTGGTGGCCACCACCACCAGCAATATCTGGTTCTTTTCCGGCAGAACTACGCGGCCCGACGACAGCACCACGTCTTTGTCCTCCACCTTCTCCACGCTGGCTGAGAACTTGCTCCCGAACAAGGACGGTTCAGTGGAAACCTCCAGGGTGGTGGCCCGCTCCGAGGGGTTGTTGACGTGGATCCTCTGAAGGTAGACGTTGGGCCGGCTGCGGTGGGCAATGAACTCCTCTCGGACGGTGAGGCAGTCACGGGCTGACCCGGAGCTGTCCCCCGGGAGGACACAGTGGACGGACAGGACAGCCCCTTTGCGGAACCAGAGCATGGTTGCACTCACCTCGGCTCGCTTCCCAGGGAGGTGAACACCCACTATGGGCGAATACTCAGTCTGGTGGACAGGGGCCGAGCCGGGCTGGGAGGACGAGGCCACCCACAGTCTGTTGGAGTCAATGTCCACCAGGAAATGGCCGTTACCTGTGACAAAAGGTGTGACCGCTTTCTCCTGGGGAGTGCTGTAGATTCCCTCCCCCCGGTCCACCAGTGACTTCCACCTGTGGATCTCAGTCTGGAGGCATTGTCCAGCGGGCCCCCCTGATTGGCCTGAGCCACTAAACAACCTCAAAGCGCCCTCTGAGCTAAGGTACCAGTAGAAGATGAGGAAAACCAGCAGTCCAATGAGCATTCTTCTAGCCCAGCTGCTTGACAGCACACCTGGTAGGCCCTTTAGTCTTTGCTGGAGCCACATTTTGAATTTAGGCTTAAGAGTCACTTTAACTCAAGTTTGCAACTCGTGTTAATGAGCTAACTAGCTTACGTTAGATAATGACAACAAACAAAATGGACGGTCAAAGTTGGTTCTCCATTCTAATCTGACCAAAACCAACGTTAACAGACTAGCTAGATTACCACTTAAAGTATTTCGCTAAATGTGTGAAGTGTTGTATTTCCTGTtgacaactagctagctaacctttCGCTAGCAACGCACTGGTGAAATTAGCTAAACTGGTAGCTAGCTCtttactagctagttagctaactagtAAACTGGTACTCAAATATTGTATGACTAGCTATGTTGCTACCCAACCAAGAGCAACATACATTCCCTGTCAAACATTGCTTACTGTCAAATCTAACAACGCTTACAATAACAAGCTACTGACTGTAACAACCTAACTGTTACtatttaacgttagctagctatggTGGTTGCAAACTAGCATTCTTGCGATGCAAATTAGGCGACACTTTGCATTTGTTTCTCACATCGTGGCAATACGTCCATTGAGTGCAATTGTTGCTCATTTGTTGCTTGTGTCTAGCAGTTGTGAGATTTCATTCCTTATTGAAGTGGATTACTTTGTTCAAGCAACTCACCAATCTATCGTTGACACTTTTGGATTTACTGAAATTAGCGTAAATGATGTTGACAGAAACCGGAAGTGTCGGAATTGGTTCAGTCGCATGATCATTTTTACGAcactgaaatgttttttttttattgcctTTAAAGTTCTAACAATAATAGCTATTTTATCCTCGTTTATCCATCGAATCTATGCTACTACTGATGAAGCTGGTTCTGAAACGTATTCTCTGATGATACAACGTTTTGagacagactgaggaggagttGGAGAGCGTCTGCGAAAAGAGGAAGATTGGAGTTAATAATTCTGAACTGAATAAGAGGATCTCTGAGCAGCCTGAAGCAGGAGAATTCTGAACTTAAACATGATGTTTGTGAGCTCGATAAAGAGTCCCTATCCCGTCCCTTATCCTTGTCCCTGTCCATTATGGCCATTATTATGAACTGTcttcccctcaacagcctcctgtGATGCACACCCCTTCATATTAGtagattctgctatttcagccacatctgttgctgacaggtgtatacaatcgagcacacagccatacaatctccatagacaaacattggcagtaaaactacccatactgaagagctcagtgactttcaatttggcaccatcataggatgccacctttccaacaagtcagttcgtcaaatatctgccctgctagagctgaaaCTTCTAGGAGCAAAAACTGCTCAACCACAAAGTggaaggccacacaagctcacagaaggagaccactgagtgctgaaacacgtagcgtgtaaaaatcgtctgtcctcagttgcaacacccactactgagttccaaactgcctctggaagcaatgtcagcacaataactgtttgtctggagcttcatgaaatgggttcccatggccgagcagccacacacaagcctaaggtcCCCATGCACAATACCAAGCGTAAAGTTtggcggaggaggaataatggtctggggctgtttttcatagtttgggctaggccccttagttccagtgaagggaaatcttaacactacagcattctagacgattctgtgcttccgactttgtgacaacagtttggggaaggcccttttcggattcagcatgacaatgcccctgtgcacaaagcccatatagaaatggtttgttgagattggtgtggaagaacttgactggcctacactgagccctgacctcaaccacatcgaacaccttcgggatgaattggaacgttgattgtgagccaggcctaattgctcAACAGCAGTGCCCGACCGAATATAACAGCAAAGGGGGCCGCAACTCAATATTAAtaccaatgattttggaatgagatgtccaacgagcaggtgtccacatacctttgtacaTGTAGTGTATGTTTATTATATTGTATTCTTAGCTAtaaattgtatttaaaaaaaaaattagtAGCAATAATTCATAAATAGCATCTTACGGGGTTCTTTGTGGAACAAATGTTGGTTCAGTTAAGAAGAACCCCTGGGGTTGTATATTTGGTTCAGTGAAAGAGTGTAGGCCTATTAATGGAATCATTCTgtctatatatataaaaaataagtGTAATTGCAAACAAATTACTTTGGTTAACATGCTTGTTGTTCTTTTTCTACTTCTACATTTCATATGCATTACATTTATAAATCTTTTATCTCCGGTACATCCAATGTGAAGATCATAAGCAACTGTACACTTTCATTGTTGACACATCCATTTGATAAACGCTATTCATATTTACAGTATAAAGACCTTGAAaccccacaaaaaaaaaatccagtaCAAAGGCAGGAGGGACGAGACAAAAGTAATTTAAATAAACATACCTGGCAATGTCTACATACTTACAGTCCAGCTTTCTCAgagcaaaaaatatatacaccTCCGAAAAAAATTAAGAGACCACTGTAAAATGATCAGCTTTTCTGGTTTTACTATTTATAGGTATGTGATTGGGTAAAATGAAAATGTTGTTTCATTTTATAAACTACTGAtgacatttctcccaaattctAGATAAAAAAATTGTcatttagagcatttatttgcagaaaatgacaactggtcATAACAACATAGCAAAAAAAGATGCAGTGTTGTCAGACTTCGGATAATGCAAAGAAAATAAGTTAATATTCATTTGTAAACAACACAATACTAATGTTTTAACTTAGGAAGAGTtcagaaatcaatatttggtggaaTAACCCTGATTTTCAATCACAGCTTTCATGCATCTTGGCCCGCTCTCCACCAATCTTTCACATTTGATGTTGGGTGACTTTATGCCACTCCTGGCGCAAAAATTCAAGCACTTTTGGCTTTGGTTGATGGTTtgtaccaactccatattaatggccatgattttcgaatgagatgtttgacgagtaggtgtctacatactttcaGCCATGTAGTGTATATGGATGTTACATGAAATAGACAAGCGTTTTGGGGAGACTGAACATACTAGCAAAAATCTGTGAGTTTTAAGTCTCAAGTCAAAACATGGATTGCCATTTATTTtacaacccaccactggtgtgcgtgaccaaagagctctattttcatgtcatctgactataggacctgttccaaaccAAGCGCCGATGCCGTTTAGCAGACCCCAGGCATTTGCATTTGTTGAAAATAGAGCTCTGTGGCCACACACATCAGTTATAGACCATAtgaaaccttgatgaaagttagctttacaGAGATAGTTTCAAGATGGTCCGATCATTATGGATGTGGCATTGCCTGTCCCAGTCACCCCTCTCTTTAAAAGACTgtagaacacacaaacacaactaaAGACACAACCTGACACAAGTTGTGAGCACTTTCTAAAAGCCATTAAATATTATTGActgaaaatacttttttgaacACGCAAACAAAATTCAAGACACTTCAATTTGGCCAGTATTATTGCTTCATTAAGGTctcatactgggggacagctgtGAATAAACCCGTTTGAGTCTTGGCCACCTACTCTGGTCAAAATTGATGAAATTGATGAAATTCATTTCATGTCCACCAGGTGGTAGCATTGGCTAGCATTGAGTAAGCATTTTGTGAGCGCAACCATAGACTAGGAAATTCAGAGTTTTTGTGCAAGTTCCAGGGGATATATTCAGCCTCATTATTTGAATTGAGCCCCCATTACATCACAcacagtgagtgtgtgagagagagagagagaagagcacaCTGGCATGTAATGCTATTCTCACATAAGCAGATAATTGCCGTTACTAGGCCCATCGCTCACCCTTGACCTTAAGCTAGGTTCATGACCTGGGACAGGTTCAGGTACATGTTTCAAAAATGGTGTCTTGGTTGCTAAGAACGTTGAACTTTGTGGCAATGTTAACGTTATGTCACAAGATGGATTGGTGGATAAGTGGGTTGCGGGGCTAGTGTGATCAGACGCCCTTGCAGCAAGTTAGCTAAtcagacaggtagctggggattGGCTGTAATTTCCTATAAAAGCCCTGTGTTTTGTGGTGCTCGGGGCTGGCTCAAATGGTGGATGGAAGAGCGTGCTTGTTTTAAATGGAAAAGCGTCGCAGCAGCTATTGATAAAGAAGACCATCAAGACGAAGCAGCTACTTTACAATTGGGATGCACCGTTGAGCGCTACGTGCTGATTGTACGGAAATTGTGAGAGCTGGTAAAATGGTGTCCCTTGAGAAGGCAAGAACAAGATGTATGTCACGGGAAATGCAGTATTATTATAAGGAGATGTATACTTGGAATacggagaaggaatggaggggaaaAGAAAGGCAGAAGaggtcttagagagagagatagagagagggagggtcagcTTGAGTTGGTTAAAAATGGTGGAAGAAAGGGAGATGGTTTGTTAAAGAAGAATGCTAGAAAGTGTAAGCAGAGTGAactgaagacaggaggagaagtTGAAGTGAACGAGGGCGAACAATCGGAGGTGGTAGGTGTGGTGAATTTCTCGGAGCCCGAGGCTTGCACAGAGGGTCaggataaagatgagtctgtgatagTAGGAGTGAAGTTTTGGGAAAAAGTTGACCcttgccttttggctgatccatttgtggtttcagggtgggtgaaaACAGAGTTGGGTGTTGTGGAATCGGTGAGGGTAACCAGAAGTGGTCTTGTGATAATTGTTCTTGTTTCTGCCGGTCAGAGGGAGCAGGCACTCCACGTTAAACGAATGGGGGCAAGAGATGTGAATGGTTTTGCTCTCAAGAAAATGGCACATTTGAAAGCAGTGATTACTGGGGTAGTGGTAAATGtgaaatttgaccaactggggaagATTTCCAGTGTTTGTGATGCTCGTCGTTTGGTGAGACTCAGACAGAGTGGTGAAACATGAGtcgtctgttcttttgagttttgatgttgTCTTTGCCCAACAAAGTGATGTTAGGATATATAAGTTATCCTGTATGAGCTTTTATGCTGAATACATTacgttgttacaggtgtcaagcttataggcatgtggcagcagtgtgtagttgGGAGGTTCCTACgtgtgagaagtgtgtagaagGGTGTGAGAAAAAGGAATGTGTAACATTGGGGAagtagtggtatgtgttaattgtagCAGTGCCCATGGAGCTGGGGTCAGACATGTCCCCtgtgagagaggcaggttgaggttaccagggttagagtagtgcagaagttgtGGTATGCTGagacagtgaagaaagtagaggaagatgggtcaagggggagggatcctgagaggagtagaATGACTGGTAGATCTGTGCCAGTACAGAGGGATAAACCAACAttgcaatggttatcaactgcaCTGCAGGGAAGGAACCGAAGTCGCCGAAAATTGAGGTCGTgttggcagctgcagagaggtacagtggggcaaaaaagtatttagtcagccaccaatt contains these protein-coding regions:
- the LOC118361069 gene encoding uncharacterized protein KIAA2013 homolog, translating into MWLQQRLKGLPGVLSSSWARRMLIGLLVFLIFYWYLSSEGALRLFSGSGQSGGPAGQCLQTEIHRWKSLVDRGEGIYSTPQEKAVTPFVTGNGHFLVDIDSNRLWVASSSQPGSAPVHQTEYSPIVGVHLPGKRAEVSATMLWFRKGAVLSVHCVLPGDSSGSARDCLTVREEFIAHRSRPNVYLQRIHVNNPSERATTLEVSTEPSLFGSKFSASVEKVEDKDVVLSSGRVVLPEKNQILLVVVATKKLGSRIQVAAKSEYAESVLSVVWTSEPIESTKLQETFTRLREGAKKELGELLRANIEDLVQDHQQAWMDLFISGVEMRKITDAHTPSSATVNTTLYYVLSASPAPLLDRRLGPEERARLESSLNYADHCFSGHATMHADNLWPERVSSVAQVLQLVTLWTLTLQKRGCKVLVAAGAHGVMQGAVLSFGGLSFNENHLQFQADPDVLHNSYALRGIHYNQDLINLAVLLDAEGKPFLHVSVKPFLHLSVKPQEKPVALYACEAGCLNEPVELTSSMVESKGHVFPVMVTQPITPLLYISTDLRHLQDLRHTLHLKAILAHEEHMAKQDPGLPFLFWFGVASLITLFHLFLFKLIYNEYCGPSAKPLFRSKVTKPSEEMEA